The Rhodothermales bacterium DNA window ACGCCCGCGTCATCGTCACCAATGATCGAATCACGGCCGTTGGAACTGATGTCCCGGTGCCACCCGGTACCATCGAGGTTGACCTGAGCGATTACGTGCTGCTGCCGGGGCTCATCGACACGCATACCCACCTGCTGCTCCAGCCCGACTACTCCGACGAGAACCCGATTCTGTACAAGTCGATTCCGTACCGCACCGTGGAAGGAGTTGCAGGCGCACGCGCCACGCTTATGGCGGGCTTCACGACGGTTCGCGACATCGATTCTGAAGGCGCCGACTGGGCCGACGTGGCCCTTCGAGATGCCATCGAAGACGGGCTTGTGGAGGGTCCTCGGATGCAGGTGGCGACACGTGCCATCAGCATCACCGCGGGCCATATGAATCAGTCAGGCCTGGCCCCGCAAATTGACGTACCCCAGTTCGGCGCCATCGCCGACACACGAGACGAACTCATCCGCGAGGTGCGTCACCAGATCAAGTACGGAGCCGACCTGATCAAGCTCTACACCACGGGCACACTTCGCCATATCAATCCCGTGACGATGAAGGTCCTGTCGCAGTACAGCTACGATGACATTCGTGCGGTTGTCGAAGAGGCCGCTCGATTCGAGAAGCCCGTCGCCATCCATGCCTACGGCGGTCCCGGTGCTACCGACGCCGTCCGCGCGGGTGCGTACTCCATCGAACACGGGTTCTTGCTGGACGACAAGACACTTGACCTCATGGTCGAGCACGGCACCTACTGGGTACCCACGATGTACGTCTACATTCCGGAAGGCCCCAAAGAATCGTGGCCGGATCTCAGAGCGAAGATTGTCGCGTCTCACGAGCGAGTCTTCCGCAGCGCGATGAATAAAGACGTTCGGATCGCGTTCGGCACGGATGCGGGAGCCTTGGCCCACGGCGATAACTTCCGTGAAATGGAACTCATGGTCGACTACGGGATGTCTCCATTGGATGTGATTCGCTCGGCGACATTG harbors:
- a CDS encoding amidohydrolase family protein yields the protein MASAYISRTYRGTTIVALLALLCMPTAPRVLGQDAADVVVVRAGRMLDVNTGRVISNARVIVTNDRITAVGTDVPVPPGTIEVDLSDYVLLPGLIDTHTHLLLQPDYSDENPILYKSIPYRTVEGVAGARATLMAGFTTVRDIDSEGADWADVALRDAIEDGLVEGPRMQVATRAISITAGHMNQSGLAPQIDVPQFGAIADTRDELIREVRHQIKYGADLIKLYTTGTLRHINPVTMKVLSQYSYDDIRAVVEEAARFEKPVAIHAYGGPGATDAVRAGAYSIEHGFLLDDKTLDLMVEHGTYWVPTMYVYIPEGPKESWPDLRAKIVASHERVFRSAMNKDVRIAFGTDAGALAHGDNFREMELMVDYGMSPLDVIRSATLTAAALMGMSADVGSIEVGKFADLIAVRANPIDDITTLHDVVFVMKGGQVYQAPAGIWE